In Deltaproteobacteria bacterium, the genomic stretch GACACCAGCACCGGTACCGGCGGTAGCTCCTCGGGCGGCAGCGACGGCAGCAGCAGCAGCGGCGGCGAGACCGGCGGTGGAGGCATCTTCGAGATGTGCTTCGGCGATCAGTTCGTCAACACGCCGAACCTCGGACCCGACTACGACCAGTTCTCGCCGGTCATCGGCAGCCACTGCCTCGGCACCGATCACCAGGACATCACCGACATCGAGCGCGTGGTGTTCCTCGGCGACTCGGTCACCGTCGGGACTCCGCCGACCTTGCCTGGCGACGTCTACCGCACGCAGCTCGCCGGCGACCTCACCGACGACTTCTCGCTGATGGCGCCGGAGCTGCTCTGGCAGCTCTACGACATCTTCAACGGCACCACGGTCGTGCGCGACTCGGGCTCGTTCGCGAGCTGCTCGAAGTGGGGCGCGCGCACCGACGACCTCCTGACCCCCGGCTACCAGATCGAGGATTGCTTCCCGCCCGAGACCCGCGAGCTGCGCACGCTGGTGGTGATGACCGTCGGCGGCAACGACATCTCGTCGCTCACGCAGGACGCCATCGACGGCGCCAGCGAAGAGGCGCTGTGGGACGAGATCACCTCGGCGGTCGAGCTGCAGCGCGCCGCAATCGAGTGGCTCAAGGATCCCGAGAATTTCCCCAACGGCGCGTTCGTGGTGTTCGCGAACATCTACGAGTTCACCGACGGCACCGGCGAGGTCATGAGCTGCGATGTCTCCGGGCTGGCCGGCTTCGATCAGCCGGTGCCCGCGCCCGACCAGCTCGCCGAGATGATCGTGTGGGCCAACGAGCAGTACATGTCGATCGCCGTCGATACCCAGTCGGACATGATCTTCTTGCTCGAGTCGTTCTGCGGCCACGGCTTCCAGGCCGACAACCCCGAGGCGCCGTGCTACCGCGGGCCCGGCGCGGGAACGTGGTTCGACCTGACCTGCATCCACCCCAATCCCACGGGGCACGACCAGATCACCGACCTGTTCGGCGCGGTCATTGCCGAGTGATGCGCTCGGCCGCGAACGCGTGGCCCTCGACCGACTGACGCCCACCGAAGCCGGCCTCCAGGTCGTGCCACCACTGCACGCTGTGCTCGCCCAGGCGCCAGCACAGCAGCACCTCGCGTTCGCCGTCGAGCCACGACGGGAAGTCGACCAGGCCCTGCTCGATGTCCTTGAGCTCGCCGCCGAGCTTCTCGATGTCGATGACGGTCTCGCGCACGGTGTCGAACACCGCCCGCGCCTGCGCGACGCGGCCGCGAGCCCGCGACTCGCCCTCGATGGTCTCACCGCGGGCGAGCGCCTCGGGGCTGATGCGCACGCCCTCGTGCACGAGGGCGCGGCACATCGTCCTCAGGTGTACGTGCAGCTGCAGCAGCTGGTTCACGCGCCCCGCCAGATCGGGAACGATCGCGTTGACGTGTGCGAGGGAGAAGTGGCGTTCTCGCATCGGCCCCGCTGGTTAGCCGACTCTCCCAACACCGTCAACGGCCACGCGGAGGTAGCGAGCGTCACGGCAGAATCGGGCCTCCGCGACACTGCCGCGAAGGCCCCGTCACAGCTTGCAACAGACCGCGTCGGCCTGCGGTGCGGTGCCCTGCTGCTCGCACATGATGCTGAACTCGCCGGTCGAGACGTTGGGCGCGAGGGTCTTGATCTTGCGGTTGCCCGCGGCACAGCTGCCGCCGCCACCGGTGAGCACGTAGCCCTCGCCGCACTTCGCGGTCGCGCAGGTGCTGTCGAAGTTGCCGGCGTCCTTGCAGGCGTACTTCGTGCTCGAGTGCATCTCGACGCAGCGCAGCCTAGGCGCCATTGCGAGCGGGGGTGAGCCCGCCTCGCTCACGGTCGGCGCGGCGGTGTCGAGTCGCGCCATCGCGACCACGGTGGTGCTCGCGTCGGCGGCGACCTGTTCGATCGCGCGTTCACCCGCGGACGCGCTGGGGGTTCCACCCCAGACGCCACCGACGGTGAGCGCGACGAGGGAACCCAACATGAGAATGATCTTGGTGTGCATGGTTCGTGCTTCCTGCGGTGCGGCTGCTCGCCCACCGCACCCTTCTGGAGGGTCGAGGTCGCACGTGTGACCGCGGGCGCACGAAATCCCGGCGCTCGTGCGGCGTCAGGACGGCGGCGGATCGATCAGCTGGCGCCGCCTCGCGATCGCCTCGCGCACCAGCGGCGCGAGCGACTCGGCCCCACCGGCGTCGATGCACGACAACAGCTCGCGACGCATGCGCGGATCCCAGAAGCGGCGCAGGTGCCCCGCGACGCCGTCGAGCGCGGCCTCGCGATCGGGATCGCCCTCGAAGAAGGCGCCGATCTGGTTGGCCATGTGCACCAGCTTGTCGGTGTTCATTGCGCCGCGTCGCTCCCCCCGGGCAGCAACCCGGCCTGTGCCGCCGCGGTGGTGGCGAAGCCCTGCTGCCACGCCGAGCGCTCCGACACCCGCCGCACCTGCACTGCGGTGACCTTGTACTCGGGGCAGTTGGTGGCCCAGTCGGAGTTCTCGGTGGTGACCACGTTGGCGCCCGACTCGGGGTGGTGGAAGGTCGTGTAGACCACACCGGTCTGCATGCGCTCGGTCAGCACCGCGCGCAGCACGGTCTCGCCGGCCCGCGAGGTCACTGCAACCAGATCGCCGTCGACGATGCCACGCTGCTCGGCGTCGTGCGGATGCAGCTCGAGCACGTCTTCGTCGTGCCACACGACGTTGGCGGTGCGACGGGTCTGCGCGCCGACGTTGTACTGGCTGAGGATGCGCCCGGTGGTGAGGATGAGCGGGAACTCGCGGTTGGTGCGCTCGGTGGTCGGCACGTAGCGCGTGATCACGAAGCGACCCTTGCCGCGCACGAAGGCATCGACGTGCATGACCGGCGTGCCCTCGGGCGCCGCGTCGTTGCACGGCCACTGGATGCTGCCGAGGCGGTCGAGCTTGTCGTAGCTGACACCGTGGAAGGTCGGCGTGAGCGCGGCGATCTCGTCCATGATCTGGCTGGGGTGGGTGTAGTGCATCGGCACGCCCATCGCCTCGGCCAGGCGCACGGTGACCTCCCAGTCGGCCAGGCCCGCGCGCGGCGGCATCGCTCGACGCACGCGGTTGATGCGACGCTCGGCGTTGGTGAAGGTGCCGTCCTTCTCGAGGAAGGTCGCGCCCGGCAAGAAGACGTGGGCGTACTTGGCGGTCTCGTTGATGAAGAGGTCCTGCACGATCACGCACTCCATCGCTTCGAGCGCGGCGAGCACGTGGTGGGTGTCGGGGTCGGACTGCGCGATGTCCTCGCCCTGCACGTAGAGCCCCTTGAAGCTGCCGTCCTTTGCGGCATCGAACATGTTGGGGATGCGCAGGCCGGGCTCGCCGAGGATCTCGACACCCCATGCGGTGCCGAACAGCGCACGCACGGCCGGATCGGTGACATGGCGGTAGCCGGGCAGCTCGTGCGGGAACGAGCCCATGTCGCACGAGCCCTGCACGTTGTTCTGTCCGCGCAGCGGGTTCACGCCCACGCCGGGCCGACCGATCTGGCCCGCGACCATCGCGAGGTTGGCGATGCCGATGACGGTGGTCGAGCCCTGGCTGTGCTCGGTGACGCCGAGCCCGTAGTAGATGGCCGCGTTGCCGCCGGTGGCGTACAGCCGCGCGGCCGCCCGCACGGTCGCCGCGGGCACGCCGGTCGTCGACTCCAGCGCCTCGGGCGAGTTCTCCTCGGCGCCGATGAACGCCTTCCAGGCCTCGAATGCGGCCGGCTCGCAGCGCGCCGCGATGTAGTCGTCGGCGGCCAGGCCCTCGGTGACGATCACGTGGGCGAGCGCGTTGATCACCGCCACGTTGGTGCCGGGTCGCAGCTGCAGGTGGTGGCTGGCCTGCACGTGGGGCTGCTTGACCAGGTCGATCGCCCGCGGGTCGATGACGATCAGCTTGGCGCCCTCGCGCAGGCGCTTCTTGAGCCGCGAGGCGAACACCGGGTGGGCGTCGGTCGGGTTGGCGCCCATGACCACGATGACGTCGGCGTGCTCGACCGAGTCGAAGTCCTGGGTGCCGGCCGACTCGCCGAGCGTGGCCTTGAGGCCGTAGCCGGTCGGCGAGTGACAGACGCGCGCACAGGTATCGACGTTGTTGTTGTGGAACACCGCGCGCACCAGCTTCTGGACCAGGTAGGTCTCCTCGTTGGTGCAGCGCGACGAGGTGATCGCACCGATGGCACCTTCGCCGTGCTCGGCCTGGATGCGCCGCAGCTCGCGTGCGGTGTGGGCCAGCGCCTCCTCCCACGAGACCTCGCGCCAGGGGTCGGTGATCTTGGCGCGGATCATCGGCTTGGTGACGCGATCGGGGTGGGTCGCGTAGCCCCACGCGAAGCGACCCTTCACGCACGAGTGGCCGTGGTTGGCGCCGCCTTGCTTGTCGGGGACCATCCGCACGACGGTGCTGCCCTGCATCTCGGCGCGGAACGAGCAGCCCACGCCGCAGTAGGCACAAGTGGTGGCGACCACGTGGTCGGGCTGGCCGTGCTGCTCGAGCGACTTCTCCATCAGCGTGCTGGTCGGGCATGCCTGCACACACGCACCACACGACACGCACTCCGACGACAGGAAGTCCGCGCCGCCGGTCGCGATCACCGAGTCGAAGCCGCGGCCCTGCACGGTCAGCGCAAAGGTGCCCTGGACCTCCTCGCAGGCCCGCACGCAGCGCGAGCACACGATGCACTTGGTGGGGTCGAAGCTGAAGTACGGGTTGCTCTCGTCCTTCTTCGACGTCAGGTGGTTCTCGCCGGCGTAGCCGTAGCGGACCTCGCGGAGGCCGACCACGCCGGCCATCTCCTGCAGCTCGCAGTTGCCGTTGGCCGGGCACGTCAGGCAGTCGAGCGGGTGATCGGAGATGTAGAGCTCCATCACGCCACGACGCAGTCGCGCCAGCTCGGGCGATTGCGTGACGATCTTCATGCCCGGCTCGACCACCGTGGTGCACGACGCCGGATAGCCCCGACGACCCTCGATCTGCACCAAGCACAGCCGGCACGAGCCGAACGCCTCGAGCGAGTCGGTCGCGCACAGCTTCGGCACCTGCACGCCGGCGCGGGCGGCCGCGTGCATGACCGAGGTGCCGGCGGGCACGTTGACCTGTACGCCGTCGATCGTCAGCACCACCCGCTCGGTGGAGATGCGCACCGGCGTGCCGGCATCGGGTTCGTGGATCGAGTACATGTCACGGCCTCCGCGAGGGCCCGGGTGCGGCCTGCTCGAGGCCGAAATCGCCGGGGAAGTGTTGCAGTGCGCTTCGCACCGGGTACGGCGTCATGCCGCCCATGGCGCACAGCGAGGCGTGCTCCATGGTGTCGCAGAGATCGTGCAGCACCGCGAGCTGGCGCGCGGGCTGCTCGCGCGCCAGCAGGCGATCGAGCACCTCGACGCCGCGGGTGGCACCGATGCGGCACGGCGTGCACTTGCCACACGACTCGATCGCGCAGAACTCGAAGGCGTAGCGGGCCATCTGCGCCATGTCGACGGTGTCGTCGAACGCCACGATGCCGCCGTGCCCGACGATCGCCCCCTTGGCCGCGAACGCCTCGTAGTCGAGCGGCAGATCGAAGTCGCGCTCGGGGATGTATGCACCGAGCGGCCCGCCGACCTGCACCGCGCGCAGCGGTCGGCCGCTCGCCGAGCCGCCGCCGTAGTCGTAGAGCAGCTCGCGCAGCGTCACCCCGAAGGCGCGCTCGACCAGTCCGCCGCGCGCGAGGTTGCCGGCGAGCTGAAACGCCAGCGTGCCGCGCGAACGCCCCGCTCCGAAGTCGCGATAGAACGCGGCGCCCTTGGCCAGCACGGTGGTGACCGAGGCCAGCGTGACGACGTTGTTGAGCGCGGTCGGTCGCCCGAACAGCCCTTGCTTGGCGGGCACCGGTGGGCGATAGCGGACCTGGCCGCGCTTGCCCTCGAGGCTCTCGAGCAGCGCGGTCTCCTCGCCGCACACGTAGCTGCCGGCGCCCATGCGCAACTCGAGCTCGAAGCGACGACCGCTGCCGAGGATGTCGTCGCCGAGCCAGCCGGCATCGCGGGCCACGGCGATGGCACGGCGCAGCACGGCGGCCGCGTCGGGGTACTCCGAGCGCAGGTAGATGTAGCCCTGGGTCGCGCCCACCGCGAGCCCGGCGATCGTCATGCCCTCGACGAGCGTGAACGGATCGCCCTCCATCAGCATGCGATCCGAGAACGTGCCCGAATCGCCCTCGTCGGCGTTGCAGACGACGTACTTCTGCGACGACGGCGTGTCGAGCACGGTCTTCCACTTGATGCCGGTGGGGAACGCCGCGCCGCCACGCCCACGCAGGCCCGACTCGAGCACCGCGGCGACGATCTCGGCCGGCGCCATCGCCAGCGCGTTGCGCAGGCCGACCCCGCCGCCTTTGGCCTCGTAGTCGGCGACGCTGGTCGGATCGATGAGGCCGACGCGGGCGAAGGTCAGCCGCTCCTGACGCGCGTAGTACGGCAGCGACTCGACCACGCCGTGGCGCAGCGCGTGGGTGCCACCGCCGAGCATGCCGGCCGCGAGCAGCTGCGGCAGGTCGTCGACGGTGACCGGGCCGTAGGCGATGCGCCCCTGCGGCGTCACGACCTCGACCAGCGGCTCGAGCCACATCATGCCGCGCGAGCCGTTGCGAATCACGGTGACGCCCGGCCGGGCGGCGAGCGCGGCCGCGACCGCGTCGGCGCCGACCGAGCGCGCGGACGCATCCGCAGGCACGTAGACGGTGGTCGTCATCGCGAATCTCCGTCGAGTTCGTCGAGCAACGCGTCGAGGCGCGTGGGTGTGACGCGACCGTGCAGGCGGCCGTCGATCGTCAGCGCCGGGGCACACGCGCAGTTGCCGAGGCAGTAGACCGGCTCGAGTGTGGCCGCGCCGTCGGACCGCGTCTGGCCGAAGTCGATGCCGAGCCGCGCTCGCGTACGCTCGGCGAGCGCATCGGCGCCCATCGACTTGCAGGCCTCGGCGCGGCACAGCTTGACGACGTGGCGCCCCGGCGGATGCTCGCGGAAGTCGTGATAGAAGCTCATCACGCCGAGCACCTCGGCGCGCGACAGGTTGAGCGCGTCGGCGAGCGCGGGCACGCAGGCCCGCGGCACGTGGCCGAGCGCGGCGAGGATGTCGTGCAGCATCGGCAACAGCGCGCCGGGCCGGTCGCGGTGGGCCGCGATCGCGGCCTGCACGGCGCCGCTCATCGCCGGTGACATCGATTCACTCACCGCAGACACCTCGTCGCGCACGCATGCATGGCAGGGCATGCTACCGCCGCGGGCCGGCGCATGCATGTGCGTCGGCTCAAGGGGTGACCACGGGCGCGGCCGCGCGGGGGGCCGGACGTGCGTCTCAGGCCGCGACGTCCACCGACACTGCCCGCAGCACGCGCACGAGCACCTCGGGGTCCAGCTGCACGAGCATGCCGCGGCGCCCGCCGTTGATGTAGATGGTCGGCAACGCGAGGACCGAGCGCTCGACGTAGATCGGCAGCGGACGCCGCAGACCGAACGGCGAGGTGCCCCCGACCTGATACCCGCTGTGGCGATCGGCGAGCGCCGGGCTGCAGGGCTCGATCGACTTGACGCCGAGCTGCCGCGCGAGCCCCTTGGTGGAGACTTGGCGGTCGCCGTGCATCAGCACCACCAACGCACGGGCCTGCTCGTCGTGCATGACGAGGGTCTTGATCACCGCGTGCTCGTCGACCCCGAGGCACGCTGCACTGTGGGCCGTGCCGCCGTGCGGCTCCCAGTCGTAGGTGTGGGGCACGAAGGCGACCCCGTGCTCGCGCAGCACCCGGATCGCAGCGGTGACGGGGAGATTGGGCTTGGCCATCGCGACGGCGCTCTCGCGGGCGAGAGGGTAGCGCGGCCCCTGCCCCACGGTCGTCGTCGCCCCGCCTCGGCGCCCGAGCCAGCGCCCGTCGCCACCGGGGCAGACGTGGCTCGGGCGGCGGTGCGCGCGTACGGCCCCACGGAGTCGCTATCCTCGCAGTTCCTGTCGATGACGGCGTTCGCCCCCGACCTGCTCGAGGACCGCGAGGGCTTCGCCGCGCGGCTGCAGGCGTTGCTGGAGCGCGCCCGAGTCGAGCTGGATGCCGCGTGGATCGCCGTTGCCGAGAGCAGCAGCCCCGACGGCGCGCTCGCGCTGCGGTGGCGCGCCGGGGTCGGGCACGACGACATCGAGGTCGACCGCGATCGCATCGCGTGCTGGTCGGCGCCCGGTCGCACGTCGCCGCCGTGGGCGATCGCGCTGGCGGTCGAACCCGCGATCGATGCCCGACCCGACGCCGCGCTGGCGTTCCACTGCGAGCGCGCGCCGGAGCCGGAGCTGCTGTCGTCGCTGTGCGTCGCGCTGACGCGGGGCCTGTCGGCCAACCGC encodes the following:
- a CDS encoding formate dehydrogenase subunit delta; this encodes MNTDKLVHMANQIGAFFEGDPDREAALDGVAGHLRRFWDPRMRRELLSCIDAGGAESLAPLVREAIARRRQLIDPPPS
- a CDS encoding DUF2203 domain-containing protein: MRERHFSLAHVNAIVPDLAGRVNQLLQLHVHLRTMCRALVHEGVRISPEALARGETIEGESRARGRVAQARAVFDTVRETVIDIEKLGGELKDIEQGLVDFPSWLDGEREVLLCWRLGEHSVQWWHDLEAGFGGRQSVEGHAFAAERITRQ
- the ybaK gene encoding Cys-tRNA(Pro) deacylase; the encoded protein is MAKPNLPVTAAIRVLREHGVAFVPHTYDWEPHGGTAHSAACLGVDEHAVIKTLVMHDEQARALVVLMHGDRQVSTKGLARQLGVKSIEPCSPALADRHSGYQVGGTSPFGLRRPLPIYVERSVLALPTIYINGGRRGMLVQLDPEVLVRVLRAVSVDVAA
- a CDS encoding formate dehydrogenase; this encodes MTTTVYVPADASARSVGADAVAAALAARPGVTVIRNGSRGMMWLEPLVEVVTPQGRIAYGPVTVDDLPQLLAAGMLGGGTHALRHGVVESLPYYARQERLTFARVGLIDPTSVADYEAKGGGVGLRNALAMAPAEIVAAVLESGLRGRGGAAFPTGIKWKTVLDTPSSQKYVVCNADEGDSGTFSDRMLMEGDPFTLVEGMTIAGLAVGATQGYIYLRSEYPDAAAVLRRAIAVARDAGWLGDDILGSGRRFELELRMGAGSYVCGEETALLESLEGKRGQVRYRPPVPAKQGLFGRPTALNNVVTLASVTTVLAKGAAFYRDFGAGRSRGTLAFQLAGNLARGGLVERAFGVTLRELLYDYGGGSASGRPLRAVQVGGPLGAYIPERDFDLPLDYEAFAAKGAIVGHGGIVAFDDTVDMAQMARYAFEFCAIESCGKCTPCRIGATRGVEVLDRLLAREQPARQLAVLHDLCDTMEHASLCAMGGMTPYPVRSALQHFPGDFGLEQAAPGPSRRP
- a CDS encoding formate dehydrogenase subunit gamma, with product MSPAMSGAVQAAIAAHRDRPGALLPMLHDILAALGHVPRACVPALADALNLSRAEVLGVMSFYHDFREHPPGRHVVKLCRAEACKSMGADALAERTRARLGIDFGQTRSDGAATLEPVYCLGNCACAPALTIDGRLHGRVTPTRLDALLDELDGDSR
- the fdhF gene encoding formate dehydrogenase subunit alpha; the protein is MYSIHEPDAGTPVRISTERVVLTIDGVQVNVPAGTSVMHAAARAGVQVPKLCATDSLEAFGSCRLCLVQIEGRRGYPASCTTVVEPGMKIVTQSPELARLRRGVMELYISDHPLDCLTCPANGNCELQEMAGVVGLREVRYGYAGENHLTSKKDESNPYFSFDPTKCIVCSRCVRACEEVQGTFALTVQGRGFDSVIATGGADFLSSECVSCGACVQACPTSTLMEKSLEQHGQPDHVVATTCAYCGVGCSFRAEMQGSTVVRMVPDKQGGANHGHSCVKGRFAWGYATHPDRVTKPMIRAKITDPWREVSWEEALAHTARELRRIQAEHGEGAIGAITSSRCTNEETYLVQKLVRAVFHNNNVDTCARVCHSPTGYGLKATLGESAGTQDFDSVEHADVIVVMGANPTDAHPVFASRLKKRLREGAKLIVIDPRAIDLVKQPHVQASHHLQLRPGTNVAVINALAHVIVTEGLAADDYIAARCEPAAFEAWKAFIGAEENSPEALESTTGVPAATVRAAARLYATGGNAAIYYGLGVTEHSQGSTTVIGIANLAMVAGQIGRPGVGVNPLRGQNNVQGSCDMGSFPHELPGYRHVTDPAVRALFGTAWGVEILGEPGLRIPNMFDAAKDGSFKGLYVQGEDIAQSDPDTHHVLAALEAMECVIVQDLFINETAKYAHVFLPGATFLEKDGTFTNAERRINRVRRAMPPRAGLADWEVTVRLAEAMGVPMHYTHPSQIMDEIAALTPTFHGVSYDKLDRLGSIQWPCNDAAPEGTPVMHVDAFVRGKGRFVITRYVPTTERTNREFPLILTTGRILSQYNVGAQTRRTANVVWHDEDVLELHPHDAEQRGIVDGDLVAVTSRAGETVLRAVLTERMQTGVVYTTFHHPESGANVVTTENSDWATNCPEYKVTAVQVRRVSERSAWQQGFATTAAAQAGLLPGGSDAAQ